A genomic window from Phragmitibacter flavus includes:
- a CDS encoding DEAD/DEAH box helicase has protein sequence MEKKLFTELGLSTEVLQAVAALGFEQPSPVQAQCIPPALEGRDVVGQSQTGSGKTMAFAIPIIQRLDARERGVRALIMCPTRELAMQVCEEVAKLTIHKPGLKALPIYGGATYTRQIRGLQDGAQIVVGTPGRILDFINKGLLKLDKLQMLVFDEADEMLDMGFREDIESLIEIVPPTRQTLFFSATLDGPIRHLVESFTKDPVLVSIEHKALTVPTIEQRYYEVNSRSKIEVLCRLLDLENPRLAIVFANTKRAVDDITDALNARGYAIDRLHGDLNQTMRDRVMKNFRAGTVEILAATDVAARGLDVDDVDLVFNYDLPYDEEDYVHRIGRTGRAGRSGKAFALASGRDIFLLQRIQRYAKVKIERHKVPTREEVEGKRVDSHFAKVQALLEGGSFTNHESTIQRLLDAGHSSTDIASALIHIILADDGRESQEILEDRPRPERPERRDPRDRERGPRPDYQDNRDNSNSAPREARPPRVDPPGGYTRMFINVGSIDEVTPREISGAIYSTASLPPGSLGKIEIFAKCSYVGIKPEHVQQVLSGIEGASLRNRALRMDVAEEQQFQARPPRPNYGGGGDDRGNDRRPPFRPHGGGGGTSRPPGGPGGFKKFGGFKKNRPPTESWDE, from the coding sequence ATGGAAAAGAAACTCTTCACTGAACTCGGCCTGTCTACCGAAGTTCTCCAGGCCGTCGCCGCGCTCGGCTTCGAACAACCCTCCCCAGTTCAGGCCCAATGCATCCCGCCCGCCCTTGAAGGCCGCGACGTCGTCGGCCAGTCCCAAACCGGCTCGGGCAAGACCATGGCCTTCGCCATCCCCATCATCCAGCGCCTCGACGCACGCGAACGTGGCGTTCGCGCCCTCATCATGTGCCCCACCCGCGAACTTGCCATGCAGGTCTGCGAAGAGGTCGCCAAACTCACCATCCACAAACCCGGCCTCAAAGCTCTCCCCATTTACGGCGGTGCCACCTACACCCGTCAGATTCGCGGCCTACAGGACGGCGCTCAAATCGTCGTCGGCACCCCAGGTCGTATCCTCGACTTCATCAACAAAGGCTTGCTCAAGCTCGACAAACTGCAGATGCTCGTCTTCGATGAAGCCGACGAAATGCTCGACATGGGCTTCCGTGAAGACATCGAATCCCTCATCGAGATCGTCCCGCCCACGCGCCAGACCCTGTTCTTTTCTGCCACCCTCGACGGCCCCATTCGTCACCTGGTCGAAAGCTTCACCAAAGATCCCGTCCTCGTCTCCATCGAGCACAAGGCCCTCACGGTTCCGACCATCGAACAACGCTACTACGAGGTCAACAGCCGCTCCAAAATCGAGGTCCTCTGCCGCCTTCTCGACCTCGAGAACCCACGTCTTGCCATCGTTTTCGCCAACACCAAACGCGCTGTCGATGACATCACCGATGCCCTCAACGCCCGCGGTTACGCGATCGACCGACTCCATGGCGACCTTAACCAGACCATGCGCGACCGCGTCATGAAAAACTTCCGTGCCGGCACCGTCGAAATCCTCGCCGCCACCGATGTCGCCGCCCGTGGACTCGACGTTGATGACGTCGATCTCGTCTTCAACTACGACCTCCCCTACGACGAAGAAGACTATGTCCACCGCATCGGCCGCACCGGTCGTGCCGGACGCTCCGGAAAAGCCTTCGCCCTCGCCAGCGGACGCGACATCTTCCTCCTCCAGCGCATCCAACGCTACGCCAAAGTCAAAATCGAACGCCACAAAGTCCCCACCCGCGAAGAAGTCGAAGGCAAACGCGTCGACAGCCACTTCGCCAAAGTGCAGGCCCTCCTCGAAGGCGGCAGCTTCACCAACCACGAAAGCACCATTCAACGCCTCCTCGACGCCGGCCACTCCAGCACCGACATCGCCAGCGCCTTGATCCACATCATCCTCGCCGACGACGGACGCGAATCCCAGGAAATCCTCGAAGACCGCCCACGTCCCGAGCGTCCCGAACGCCGCGACCCACGTGACCGCGAACGCGGCCCCCGTCCTGACTACCAGGACAACCGCGACAACTCCAACTCCGCGCCGCGCGAAGCCCGTCCCCCACGCGTTGATCCTCCTGGCGGTTACACCCGCATGTTCATCAACGTGGGTTCCATCGACGAAGTCACCCCACGCGAAATCTCCGGTGCCATCTACAGCACCGCCAGCCTCCCCCCCGGCAGCCTCGGCAAAATCGAAATTTTCGCCAAGTGCAGCTACGTCGGCATCAAACCCGAACACGTCCAGCAAGTCCTCAGCGGCATCGAAGGCGCCAGCCTCCGCAATCGCGCCCTCCGCATGGACGTCGCCGAAGAACAACAATTTCAAGCCCGCCCTCCTCGCCCCAACTATGGTGGTGGCGGCGATGACCGTGGCAACGACCGACGCCCCCCCTTCCGCCCCCACGGCGGTGGTGGCGGCACCAGTCGCCCCCCCGGCGGCCCCGGCGGCTTCAAAAAGTTCGGTGGCTTCAAAAAGAACCGCCCGCCTACCGAGAGCTGGGACGAATAG
- a CDS encoding glycoside hydrolase family 88 protein: MITFIRILVLLTFVTSPLQAEQPFLEKQELFAAGQSGFSLYRIPGIVVTNQGTILAYCEARKHGGKDWGEIEIHLCRSTDNGLTFSPPQHIAHHGERIPLTVKTTEGRIEQTVNNPVAINDTKTGVIHFLYCVNYARAFHIQSSDDGLTWTSPIEITATFETFRQKHHYSWTVLATGPGHGIQLKNDRLIVPVWLASGKDGAHHPSVAATIYSDDQGKTWHAGDIALPNDPDHTNPNETVIAQLSDGRVMLNARSTSKASRRLITTSPDGSANWNTPAFDPALPDPQCMGSLITHPNPPNGKPLLIFANPHSLKRDAEHHEIPGASGPRENLTIKLSEDDGKTWPIQKTLEPGGSGYSDLAVLPDGTILCFYERSPDGLNSVGLLTLARLNLAWLKQKEDIRPTQTMQEAGTAVANRVIATSSKQTGYMFDLTLEALLELSRITNNSTYRDHVLRIATNQRKLTPTTPAPWRQQPFNCLTFALFEATQDKSWLPIFLSESERCRNEIWRDPDGIILHPRGTKRGGGEAMLIDALQEYTSRMARTGFITKDPAWFAECARQFRLYRPIVRYPDSGLWSQGRGWISGQPSTLSPGAWSRGHGWLIRGMEQSLRYIPRDAAEYQEIQTHLSELADALLAVQLPSGMWSCLLTRSPDQSPAETSGTAMIAWHLARAIHDGHLTDPKYLASVKKALAALPQYVLTDGTVFNTSPGPGPLETEEPWLKSEYPPGDPHGTFSILFAAAAAYLLDN, translated from the coding sequence ATGATCACGTTCATTCGCATTCTAGTTTTACTGACATTCGTTACTTCTCCCCTCCAAGCCGAACAGCCATTTCTCGAAAAACAAGAACTCTTCGCCGCCGGCCAGTCCGGCTTTTCCCTCTACCGCATCCCCGGCATCGTCGTCACCAATCAAGGCACCATCCTCGCCTACTGCGAAGCCCGTAAACACGGTGGCAAAGACTGGGGCGAAATCGAAATCCATCTCTGTCGCAGCACCGACAATGGTCTAACCTTCAGCCCCCCTCAACACATCGCCCATCACGGCGAACGCATCCCTCTCACCGTCAAAACCACGGAAGGGCGCATCGAACAAACCGTCAACAATCCCGTCGCCATCAACGACACCAAAACCGGCGTCATTCATTTCCTCTACTGCGTCAACTACGCCCGCGCCTTCCACATCCAGAGCTCCGACGATGGTCTCACCTGGACGTCCCCCATCGAAATCACCGCCACCTTCGAAACCTTCCGCCAAAAACACCACTACTCCTGGACCGTCCTCGCCACTGGCCCCGGCCACGGCATCCAGCTCAAAAACGACCGCCTCATCGTGCCCGTCTGGCTCGCCAGCGGCAAAGACGGTGCCCACCATCCCTCCGTCGCCGCCACCATTTACAGCGACGACCAAGGCAAAACCTGGCACGCCGGTGACATCGCCCTCCCCAACGACCCCGACCACACCAACCCCAACGAAACCGTCATCGCCCAACTCTCCGACGGCAGAGTCATGCTCAACGCCCGCAGCACTTCCAAAGCCAGCCGCCGTCTCATCACCACCAGCCCCGACGGCTCCGCCAACTGGAACACCCCCGCTTTTGATCCCGCACTCCCCGACCCTCAGTGCATGGGCAGCCTCATCACCCATCCCAACCCACCCAACGGCAAACCCCTCCTCATCTTTGCCAATCCCCACAGCCTCAAACGCGACGCCGAACACCACGAAATCCCCGGCGCATCCGGCCCGCGCGAAAACCTCACCATCAAACTCAGCGAAGACGACGGCAAAACCTGGCCCATCCAGAAAACCCTCGAGCCCGGCGGCTCAGGCTACTCCGACCTCGCCGTTCTTCCCGATGGCACCATTCTCTGCTTTTATGAGCGCAGCCCCGATGGACTAAATTCGGTCGGCCTTCTCACCCTCGCCCGCCTCAACCTCGCCTGGCTAAAACAAAAGGAAGACATCCGCCCTACCCAAACCATGCAGGAAGCCGGAACCGCCGTCGCCAACCGTGTCATCGCCACCAGCAGCAAACAAACCGGCTACATGTTCGACCTCACCCTCGAAGCCCTTCTCGAACTGTCCCGCATCACCAACAATTCCACCTATCGCGACCATGTCCTGCGCATCGCCACCAACCAGCGCAAACTCACCCCCACCACCCCGGCCCCCTGGCGTCAACAACCCTTCAACTGCCTCACCTTCGCCCTCTTCGAAGCCACCCAGGACAAATCCTGGCTCCCCATCTTTCTCAGCGAATCCGAACGCTGCCGCAACGAAATCTGGCGCGACCCAGACGGCATCATCCTCCACCCCCGCGGCACAAAACGCGGCGGCGGCGAAGCCATGCTCATTGATGCCCTCCAGGAATACACCAGTCGCATGGCCCGCACCGGATTCATCACCAAAGACCCCGCATGGTTCGCCGAATGCGCCCGCCAGTTCCGCCTCTACCGCCCCATCGTCCGCTACCCCGACAGCGGCCTCTGGTCCCAAGGCCGAGGCTGGATCAGCGGTCAACCCAGCACCCTTTCCCCCGGTGCCTGGTCGCGCGGTCATGGCTGGCTCATCCGCGGCATGGAACAGTCTCTTCGCTACATCCCCCGCGACGCCGCTGAATACCAAGAGATTCAAACCCACCTCTCCGAACTTGCCGATGCCCTCCTCGCCGTCCAACTCCCCTCCGGCATGTGGTCCTGTCTGCTCACCCGAAGCCCCGACCAATCCCCAGCCGAAACCAGCGGCACTGCCATGATCGCCTGGCACCTCGCCCGCGCCATCCACGACGGACACCTCACCGATCCCAAATACCTCGCATCCGTCAAAAAAGCCCTCGCCGCCCTTCCTCAATACGTCCTCACCGACGGCACCGTGTTCAACACCAGTCCCGGCCCCGGCCCCCTCGAAACCGAAGAGCCCTGGCTCAAATCCGAATACCCACCCGGCGACCCCCACGGCACCTTCTCCATCCTTTTCGCCGCCGCCGCCGCCTACCTGCTCGACAACTAA
- a CDS encoding DUF1501 domain-containing protein: MNCQHRSFAPDGSQSRRWFLRECGLGLGKIGLASLIGNNFAQAAAPSLSHLPGKAKAVIHLFMAGAPSQLDLFDPKPALEKLDGKPLPPSVIGNQRLAFIRPDAGVMASRFKFAQHGQSGAWISELLPHTAQIADDLCFIRSVKTDQFNHAPAQIFFNTGFLQPGRPSIGSWVTYGLGSMNNDLPSFVVLSTGAGISGGAANWSSGFIPTVHAGVRFRNSGDPILNTASPKGVDQKLQRETINLIGDLNCLQLDTVGDPEIATRIASHEMAFRLQQSAPELTDLSGEPESILKLYGITDINQPSYARACLLARRMIERGVRYINIYNEGWDAHSDLAGNHGKLCKATDQASAALVTDLKQRGLLDETLVVWGGEFGRTPMVETNPSLGRALGRDHHPSAFTIWMAGGGIQGGQSYGETDELGYHIVDKPVHVHDVQATILHCLGLDHERLTYLHAGRHFRLTDVHGHVVKALLA, from the coding sequence ATGAACTGCCAACACCGCTCCTTCGCTCCCGACGGCTCCCAAAGCCGCCGCTGGTTCCTCCGCGAATGCGGACTCGGCCTCGGCAAAATCGGTCTCGCCTCCCTCATCGGCAACAACTTCGCCCAGGCCGCCGCACCATCGCTTTCTCACCTCCCCGGCAAAGCCAAGGCCGTCATCCACCTCTTCATGGCCGGAGCCCCTTCGCAGCTCGACCTTTTTGATCCCAAACCCGCCCTCGAAAAACTGGACGGCAAACCTCTCCCTCCTTCCGTCATCGGCAACCAGCGCCTCGCCTTCATCCGGCCGGACGCTGGCGTCATGGCCTCCCGATTCAAATTCGCCCAACACGGCCAGTCCGGTGCCTGGATCAGCGAACTGCTCCCTCACACTGCTCAGATCGCCGACGACCTTTGTTTCATCCGTTCCGTCAAAACCGACCAGTTCAACCACGCCCCCGCACAAATCTTCTTCAACACCGGCTTCCTCCAGCCTGGCCGACCCAGCATCGGCTCATGGGTGACCTATGGGCTTGGTTCCATGAACAACGACCTCCCGTCTTTCGTCGTCCTCAGCACCGGTGCCGGCATCAGCGGAGGTGCCGCCAACTGGTCCAGCGGCTTCATCCCCACCGTCCATGCCGGCGTGCGCTTCCGCAATTCCGGCGATCCGATCCTCAACACCGCCTCCCCCAAAGGCGTCGATCAAAAACTTCAGCGCGAAACCATCAACCTCATTGGCGATCTCAACTGCCTCCAGCTCGACACCGTCGGCGATCCCGAAATCGCCACCCGCATCGCCTCCCACGAGATGGCCTTCCGACTCCAACAAAGCGCCCCCGAACTTACCGACCTTTCCGGCGAACCCGAATCCATCCTCAAACTCTACGGCATCACCGACATCAACCAACCAAGCTATGCCCGCGCCTGCCTCCTCGCCCGTCGCATGATCGAACGCGGCGTCCGCTACATCAACATCTACAACGAGGGCTGGGACGCCCACTCCGACCTCGCCGGCAACCACGGCAAACTCTGCAAAGCCACTGACCAGGCCAGCGCCGCGCTCGTCACCGACCTCAAACAACGCGGACTCCTCGACGAAACCCTCGTTGTCTGGGGCGGCGAATTTGGCCGCACTCCGATGGTTGAAACCAACCCCTCGCTCGGTCGTGCCCTCGGTCGCGACCATCATCCCTCCGCCTTCACCATCTGGATGGCCGGCGGCGGCATCCAGGGCGGCCAAAGCTACGGAGAAACCGATGAACTCGGCTACCACATCGTCGATAAACCCGTCCACGTCCACGACGTCCAGGCCACCATCCTTCATTGCCTCGGCCTCGACCACGAACGCCTCACCTATCTCCACGCCGGGCGTCACTTCCGCCTCACCGACGTCCACGGTCACGTCGTGAAAGCACTCCTGGCTTAA
- a CDS encoding PSD1 and planctomycete cytochrome C domain-containing protein, translating to MNRLHRTALILLACQVFGTSSIFAAAPAVDFARDVRPILSNRCFKCHGPDEGTREGGLRLDLRESALAEAKSGEIAIVPGKPLDSEMIRRLHAEDPDERMPPASAKMELTDAEKNILNQWIAQGAEYRPHWAFIAPQKPAANSIDEFIVQKLTTENLQPSPQADKYQLIRRVTLDLTGLPPTPEETKTFIEDRSPNAYEKLVDRLLASPHYGERWARRWLDLARYADTNGYEKDRERQIWPWRDWVIRALNADMPFDQFTIKQLAGDMLPEATPDDITATGFHRNSMLNEEGGNDPLEFRYHAMADRVATTGTTWLGLTLGCAQCHTHKYDPILHTEYFGLMAFLNNADDIHQDLPDSNTAKTQADRTRRAEALIADLPKKWPLEKRPDAQWTTPPLAAVTTASDELPRITDNHTVVFAAKGSEKDTYEIRFTADTNTPGVDRLRLETLADPVVPSGGPGRTGHGNFVLSEIEIFTRPKTSADSPWQKLTLVKATADAEQPGFPVASAIDGKPDTGWAVQVEGGSHKKNRTAVFHFDKPLPFPSSDLEFKVTLAQNFGTHHTIGAFRLSLGKPLELPVPQLTDEQRRQQALDLAFNQWLEKVQTDTVPWTPLKPDTLDSNEPILNLEADNIIFVSGDTTKDDRFTLTFKNVPAGTTALRLETLTDERLPGFGPGKVYYEGSAGDFFLYNLTVKTGDQPIALNDATSTIGDAKLAIDSDNLTGWTIKPQSGENQTAVFQLAQPLPASTDLTIEMQMGRYFASTLGKFRFSVTDAAHKTTARVLPDNADRATLFRHFLLSAPPLAEHAKTIRDLLKPLTPQRTLVLRERDQHSRKTRLHNRGEFTQPAQEIQPHTPAFLPPLSPNLPANRLGFAHWLVSKENPLTARVTVNRHWQAFFGTGLVKTLDDFGFQGEIPSHPELLDWLALTFMDNGWSVKNLHRLIVTSNTYKQDSRITPELLEKDPQNQLLARGPRLRIEAEMIRDLTLSASGLLTAKSYGPSVRPPQPASVNEGAYGGMTWKVSEGEDRYRRGLYTFAKRSTPFASFQTFDAPTGEACVARREVSNTPLQSLVLLNDEAFFETAQALGKKTAAHPGTPSEKAAYAFQRCLTRPPSESETQKLAYFYQDQLTRIRAGELNPTDLMPPDSTPEETAWMTVARILLNLDETITKN from the coding sequence ATGAACCGCCTTCACCGCACCGCTCTCATCCTCCTTGCCTGCCAAGTCTTTGGCACCTCCAGCATCTTTGCGGCCGCACCCGCCGTCGACTTCGCTCGCGACGTCCGCCCCATCCTCTCCAACCGTTGCTTCAAATGCCATGGCCCGGATGAAGGCACTCGTGAGGGCGGACTTCGTCTCGACCTGCGCGAATCGGCGCTCGCCGAAGCCAAATCCGGCGAAATCGCCATCGTCCCCGGCAAACCCCTCGACAGCGAAATGATCCGACGCCTGCATGCTGAAGATCCCGACGAACGCATGCCGCCCGCCTCCGCCAAAATGGAGCTGACCGACGCCGAAAAAAACATCCTCAATCAATGGATCGCCCAAGGCGCCGAATACCGACCTCACTGGGCCTTCATCGCTCCGCAAAAACCTGCCGCCAATTCCATCGACGAGTTCATCGTCCAAAAACTCACCACAGAAAATCTCCAACCCTCCCCTCAAGCTGACAAATACCAGCTCATCCGCCGCGTCACCCTCGACCTCACCGGCCTGCCCCCGACACCCGAAGAGACCAAAACCTTCATAGAAGACCGCTCTCCCAATGCCTACGAAAAACTCGTCGACCGCCTCCTCGCCTCTCCTCACTACGGCGAACGCTGGGCGCGCCGCTGGCTCGACCTTGCCCGTTATGCCGACACCAACGGTTACGAAAAAGACCGCGAACGGCAAATCTGGCCCTGGCGCGACTGGGTCATCCGCGCCCTCAACGCCGACATGCCGTTCGACCAGTTTACCATCAAACAACTCGCCGGCGACATGCTCCCCGAGGCCACCCCCGACGACATCACCGCGACCGGATTCCATCGCAACAGCATGCTCAACGAAGAAGGCGGCAACGACCCTCTTGAGTTTCGCTATCATGCCATGGCCGATCGTGTCGCCACCACCGGCACCACCTGGCTTGGACTCACCCTCGGCTGCGCCCAATGCCACACCCACAAATACGACCCCATCCTGCACACCGAATATTTCGGTCTGATGGCGTTTCTCAACAATGCCGACGACATTCATCAGGACCTCCCCGATTCAAACACGGCCAAAACACAAGCCGACCGCACCCGACGAGCCGAGGCCCTGATCGCCGATCTGCCAAAAAAATGGCCGCTGGAAAAACGCCCCGATGCGCAATGGACCACGCCACCCCTCGCCGCCGTCACCACCGCCTCCGACGAACTCCCAAGAATCACCGACAACCACACCGTCGTCTTTGCCGCCAAAGGTTCTGAAAAAGACACCTACGAAATCCGCTTCACCGCCGACACCAACACCCCAGGCGTCGACCGACTGCGCCTCGAAACCCTTGCCGACCCGGTCGTCCCTTCAGGTGGCCCCGGCAGAACGGGCCACGGCAACTTCGTCCTCAGCGAAATCGAAATTTTCACCCGCCCGAAGACTTCCGCCGATTCCCCATGGCAGAAACTCACCCTCGTCAAAGCCACCGCCGATGCCGAGCAACCCGGTTTCCCCGTCGCCTCCGCCATTGACGGCAAACCTGACACCGGCTGGGCCGTTCAAGTCGAAGGCGGCTCCCACAAAAAGAACCGCACCGCCGTTTTCCATTTCGACAAACCCCTCCCATTCCCGTCCTCCGATCTTGAATTCAAAGTCACCCTCGCTCAGAACTTCGGCACCCATCACACCATCGGTGCCTTCCGCCTGTCCCTCGGCAAACCCCTCGAACTGCCCGTCCCGCAACTCACCGACGAGCAACGCCGCCAGCAGGCCCTCGATCTCGCTTTCAATCAATGGCTCGAAAAAGTTCAGACCGACACCGTCCCCTGGACCCCTCTAAAACCCGACACCCTCGACTCCAACGAACCGATCCTCAACCTTGAAGCTGACAACATCATCTTCGTCTCCGGCGACACCACCAAAGACGACCGCTTCACCCTGACCTTCAAAAACGTCCCCGCCGGAACCACCGCCCTGCGACTCGAAACCCTCACCGACGAACGCCTCCCCGGCTTCGGCCCCGGCAAAGTTTATTACGAAGGCAGCGCCGGCGACTTTTTCCTCTACAATCTCACCGTCAAGACTGGCGACCAACCCATCGCCCTTAACGACGCCACCTCCACCATCGGCGACGCCAAACTCGCCATCGACAGCGACAATCTCACCGGCTGGACCATCAAACCGCAATCCGGCGAAAACCAAACCGCCGTCTTCCAACTCGCCCAGCCCCTTCCAGCCAGCACTGACCTCACCATTGAAATGCAGATGGGCCGTTATTTCGCCTCCACCCTCGGTAAGTTTCGCTTTTCCGTCACCGATGCCGCCCACAAAACCACCGCCCGAGTCCTTCCCGACAACGCCGACCGTGCCACCCTCTTCCGCCATTTCCTGCTCAGCGCCCCGCCCTTGGCCGAACATGCCAAAACCATCCGCGACCTCCTGAAACCCCTCACCCCCCAGCGCACCTTGGTCCTTCGCGAACGCGATCAGCATTCACGCAAAACCCGCCTCCACAACCGGGGCGAATTCACCCAGCCCGCCCAGGAAATCCAGCCCCACACCCCAGCCTTCCTGCCACCGCTCTCCCCCAACCTCCCCGCCAACCGTCTCGGCTTTGCGCACTGGCTCGTCTCCAAAGAAAACCCCCTCACCGCCCGCGTCACCGTCAACCGCCACTGGCAGGCCTTCTTCGGCACCGGCCTCGTCAAAACCCTCGATGACTTCGGCTTCCAAGGCGAAATCCCCAGCCATCCCGAACTCCTCGACTGGCTCGCCCTCACCTTCATGGACAACGGCTGGTCCGTGAAAAATCTCCACCGTCTCATCGTCACCAGCAACACCTACAAACAGGACTCCCGCATCACACCCGAGCTCCTCGAAAAAGATCCACAAAACCAACTTCTCGCTCGCGGACCTCGCCTCCGCATCGAAGCCGAAATGATCCGCGACCTCACCCTCAGTGCCTCCGGCCTGCTCACTGCCAAATCCTATGGACCCTCCGTGCGCCCGCCCCAACCCGCCAGCGTCAACGAAGGCGCTTATGGCGGCATGACCTGGAAGGTCAGCGAAGGCGAAGACCGCTATCGACGTGGACTCTACACTTTCGCCAAACGCTCCACACCCTTCGCCTCCTTCCAGACCTTCGACGCCCCCACCGGAGAAGCCTGCGTTGCCCGTCGCGAAGTCTCCAACACCCCCCTCCAGTCCCTCGTCCTTCTCAACGACGAAGCCTTCTTCGAAACTGCCCAGGCCCTCGGCAAAAAAACCGCCGCCCACCCCGGGACCCCATCCGAAAAAGCCGCCTACGCCTTCCAGCGCTGCCTCACCCGGCCGCCCTCCGAGTCCGAAACCCAAAAGCTCGCCTACTTTTATCAGGATCAGCTCACCCGCATTCGTGCTGGCGAACTCAACCCCACCGACCTCATGCCCCCTGACTCCACCCCCGAAGAGACAGCCTGGATGACCGTCGCCCGCATCCTCCTCAACCTCGACGAAACCATCACCAAAAACTAA
- a CDS encoding PEP-CTERM sorting domain-containing protein (PEP-CTERM proteins occur, often in large numbers, in the proteomes of bacteria that also encode an exosortase, a predicted intramembrane cysteine proteinase. The presence of a PEP-CTERM domain at a protein's C-terminus predicts cleavage within the sorting domain, followed by covalent anchoring to some some component of the (usually Gram-negative) cell surface. Many PEP-CTERM proteins exhibit an unusual sequence composition that includes large numbers of potential glycosylation sites. Expression of one such protein has been shown restore the ability of a bacterium to form floc, a type of biofilm.), translating to MHRILPIVKASIMVWLIVFTGVVPLHALTVFDGYDPDLHNRFADWENSNYAVNNNVSVASMTGLGWSSGFGSSNDLTYAAITNQHIVGGHVDLAVGTVVYFHGDNGSIISRTVASSTFIGGTMRIYTLNQPITDASFAPIPIIIGGNAADYANMTVAMFGQDGRVVTDQLAPLNQIGQNVLNSPLGSFNGTNITPTTSFVPPDGSTMVGKILGNEGKYVSGDSNDSVLGYYNGQWGLLGTAYLTDSGAVGSSYFDLLASYYQNIPGAISATFIVIPEPSRVLLLLSSLALLVLHRRRPCAH from the coding sequence ATGCACCGAATTCTTCCCATCGTTAAAGCATCAATCATGGTGTGGTTGATTGTTTTCACCGGCGTCGTCCCCCTACATGCCCTTACCGTATTCGACGGCTACGATCCCGACCTGCACAACCGCTTCGCCGACTGGGAAAATTCCAATTACGCCGTCAACAACAACGTCTCAGTTGCCTCCATGACCGGCCTCGGCTGGAGCTCCGGCTTCGGTTCATCCAACGACCTCACCTACGCCGCCATCACCAATCAACACATCGTCGGTGGACACGTTGATCTCGCCGTCGGCACGGTCGTTTATTTTCACGGCGACAACGGCAGCATCATCAGCCGCACCGTTGCCTCTTCCACTTTCATTGGCGGCACCATGCGCATTTACACCTTGAACCAGCCCATCACCGACGCCTCATTCGCTCCAATCCCCATCATCATCGGAGGCAACGCCGCCGACTACGCCAACATGACCGTCGCCATGTTCGGACAAGACGGACGGGTGGTCACCGACCAGCTCGCCCCCCTCAATCAAATTGGACAAAATGTCCTCAACTCGCCGCTCGGTTCGTTTAACGGCACCAACATCACTCCCACCACTTCATTCGTTCCCCCGGACGGAAGCACCATGGTCGGCAAAATCCTCGGGAACGAAGGAAAATATGTGAGCGGCGACTCCAATGATTCCGTTCTCGGCTACTACAACGGCCAGTGGGGCCTTCTCGGCACCGCCTATCTCACTGATTCCGGTGCTGTTGGGTCAAGCTACTTCGACCTCCTCGCTTCTTACTATCAGAACATCCCCGGTGCCATCTCCGCGACGTTCATCGTCATTCCCGAACCTTCCCGCGTCCTTCTTCTCCTGTCTTCGCTCGCACTCCTTGTCCTGCATCGACGCCGCCCTTGCGCTCATTGA
- a CDS encoding tRNA (cytidine(34)-2'-O)-methyltransferase, translating to MFNVVLYQPEIPHNTGAVGRLCLATGAVLHLVKPLGFSIDDKQLKRAGLDYWKEVKVVVWESFEELRAVAEREGAKMFFLTTKTTRGFWDAEFADGSYLVFGPESRGLPEGMLKEFEEGCLRIPMEGTRSLNLATSVGIVLYEGQRQIRKG from the coding sequence ATGTTTAACGTGGTGCTTTATCAACCGGAAATTCCGCACAATACGGGGGCGGTGGGACGTTTGTGTCTGGCGACGGGGGCGGTGTTGCATCTGGTGAAGCCGTTGGGGTTCAGCATTGATGACAAGCAGTTGAAGCGGGCGGGGTTGGATTATTGGAAGGAGGTGAAGGTTGTGGTTTGGGAGTCGTTTGAAGAATTGCGGGCGGTGGCGGAGAGGGAGGGGGCGAAGATGTTTTTTTTGACGACAAAAACGACGCGGGGGTTTTGGGACGCGGAGTTCGCGGACGGGAGTTATCTGGTGTTTGGTCCGGAGTCGCGCGGGTTGCCGGAGGGGATGTTGAAGGAGTTTGAGGAGGGTTGTTTGCGGATTCCGATGGAAGGGACACGGAGTTTGAATCTGGCGACGTCGGTGGGGATTGTGCTTTATGAGGGGCAGAGGCAGATCAGGAAAGGATAA